In the Theobroma cacao cultivar B97-61/B2 chromosome 1, Criollo_cocoa_genome_V2, whole genome shotgun sequence genome, one interval contains:
- the LOC18611041 gene encoding B3 domain-containing transcription factor VRN1: MASPSNKASCSQREINPSMFTPKTPHFFKIILEDTIRHSKLRFPRKFVTKYGDSLSSPVLLMVPSGSTWHVELIKSDGDVWLQNGWKEFAEHYSLKHGHFLVFKYQGDCNFQVLIFDMSASEIEYPHISPNMDRDEVCQEPNKEEDAKDDSVEVLYETPRVRKTRQNSQTPCLRPRKILRRTTLSDKYKRDCEDVSSGEGYLKTKVPRGRHAFGDNENATALQRASAFKSENFFFVVEMQPSYINPGRKLCLPSSFITKCLKEKVGDVTLCTLDGKTWPAKYCCYLTNNKYTKAALHCGWTAFMQDNKLELGDVCVFELIEQTKILLKVIIYRGGLNSLANCDNGRLSTQGSTKSRHLLMPPLSSHEKARAMLRASSFRSENSFFKVVMQPAYLGARCSVNIPYKFAKRHVDEKEDRVILQVSNGRRWIVKFSVKVTNSGQRKARFYDTWRAFAQDNNLEVGDVCVFELINRDETSFKVSIF, translated from the exons ATGGCGAGTCCTAGTAACAAAGCTTCTTGCAGTCAGAGGGAGATTAACCCTTCCATGTTTACACCAAAAACACCCCATTTCTTCAAGATCATTTTAGAGGACACTATTCGACATAGCAAGCTC CGGTTTCCAAGAAAGTTTGTGACAAAATATGGAGATAGCTTATCAAGTCCAGTACTGCTCATGGTTCCAAGTGGCTCTACATGGCATGTTGAGCTGATAAAATCTGATGGTGATGTTTGGTTACAAAATGGCTGGAAGGAATTTGCTGAGCATTACTCTCTGAAGCATGGACATTTTCTGGTTTTCAAGTATCAAGGAGACTGCAATTTTCAGGTACTCATTTTTGATATGAGTGCATCAGAAATAGAATATCCACATATTAGTCCTAATATGGATCGTGATGAAGTATGTCAAGAACCGAACAAGGAAGAAGATGCTAAAGATGATTCTGTTGAAGTATTGTATGAGACTCCTCGAGTCAGGAAAACGAGACAGAACTCACAAACACCATGTTTACGTCCTCGTAAGATACTGAGACGAACCACTTTATCAGACAAAT ATAAAAGAGACTGTGAAGATGTTTCTAGTGGTGAAGGATACCTGAAAACCAAGGTTCCTAGGGGAAGACATGCATTTGGAGACAACGAAAATGCTACAGCTCTTCAAAGAGCCAGCGCTTTCAAATcggagaattttttttttgtggttgAAATGCAGCCTTCATACATTAATCCTGGACGAAAACTG TGCTTACCATCAAGCTTTATCACAAAGTGCCTGAAAGAAAAGGTCGGTGATGTAACCCTCTGCACATTGGACGGGAAAACTTGGCCTGCTAAGTATTGCTGCTATTTAACCAACAACAAATACACGAAAGCAGCTCTCCACTGTGGTTGGACGGCATTCATGCAGGATAACAAGTTGGAACTTGGTGATGTCTGTGTCTTTGAGCTGATTGAGCAAACTAAAATCTTGTTGAAAGTAATTATTTACCGG GGCGGACTAAACTCTTTGGCAAATTGTGATAATGGAAGGTTGTCAACACAAGGAAGCACAAAGTCCAGGCATCTCTTGATGCCACCATTGTCTTCCCATGAAAAAGCAAGAGCAATGCTAAGAGCTAGCAGTTTCAGATCtgaaaattcttttttcaagGTTGTCATGCAACCAGCATACCTCGGGGCAAGATGTAGTGTG AACATACCATACAAATTCGCCAAGAGACATGTTGATGAAAAGGAGGACCGAGTCATCCTTCAAGTTTCAAATGGGAGAAGATGGATTGTTAAATTTTCTGTTAAAGTAACCAACAGTGGACAACGTAAAGCTAGATTCTATGATACTTGGAGGGCTTTTGCACAGGACAATAACTTGGAAGTAGGTGATGTATGTGTCTTTGAGCTGATTAACCGCGATGAAACTTCATTCAAAGTCTCCATTTTTTGA
- the LOC18611038 gene encoding putative B3 domain-containing protein At5g66980: MAKPRKQCHKFFKVYLPFFNSQQLKIPPAFVRHLDGTIPKDAMLKNHTGKHWLVDLEEVEGGLTMTNGWQGFASENSLEFGDFLIFEYDGKCLFDVEIFGRNGCNKAALSSNMTTTHAVNEKEIKEVDICNEPTQTCKQKYSVKNLGYKLRRNRGTNLGEGKALNAATYVTPKGPYFVSNIPQSMRSAVYVPRSLLASYGIKIKPEVVLLDQNGKKWPVMVSSRTDGRVFIHHGWGSFRHEYNLQKGDKCVFEFVLGRGNISQKRLVQVIRRQAP; the protein is encoded by the exons ATGGCGAAACCCCGGAAACAATGCCATAAGTTCTTCAAAGTCTATCTCCCTTTTTTCAATTCTCAGCAACTG AAAATACCACCTGCTTTCGTTAGGCATTTGGATGGAACTATTCCTAAGGATGCCATGCTTAAAAATCATACTGGAAAGCACTGGCTTGTCGATTTGGAAGAAGTTGAAGGAGGCTTGACTATGACAAACGGGTGGCAAGGCTTTGCAAGTGAAAACTCTTTAGAATTTGGAGACTTCCTCATTTTCGAATATGATGGGAAATGTCTGTTTGATGTGGAAATATTTGGTAGAAATGGATGCAACAAAGCGGCTTTATCTTCCAACATGACCACCACTCATGCagtgaatgaaaaagagataaaGGAGGTGGACATATGCAATGAGCCTACTCAAACTTGCAAGCAGAAGTATTCAGTTAAAAACTTAG GATATAAACTAAGAAGAAATAGAGGAACAAATCTTGGGGAAGGCAAGGCACTTAACGCAGCAACATATGTGACACCAAAAGGCCCTTATTTTGTCAGTAACATCCCTCAGTCGATGCGGTCTGCTGTA TATGTTCCTAGATCACTTCTGGCCTCATATGGAATTAAAATCAAGCCAGAGGTGGTGCTTCTTGATCAAAATGGGAAGAAATGGCCAGTGATGGTCAGTTCGAGGACAGACGGTCGTGTTTTTATCCATCATGGATGGGGTTCTTTCCGGCACGAGTACAATTTGCAGAAAGGAGATAAGTGTGTATTTGAGTTCGTCCTTGGTAGAGGAAATATTAGCCAGAAACGACTTGTACAAGTTATCAGAAGACAAGCACCATAG
- the LOC108660616 gene encoding cytochrome P450 CYP82D47-like, translating to MDPLLHYLFTLVCSLVALLSCIYFYQSKKPSTHRKRVCTAPQAGGALPVIGHMHLLGGQQLTHKTLGAMADKYGPVFSIRLGSHSALVLNSWEMARECFTVHDKVFSTRPVLTASKVLGYNYAMFGFAPYGSYWREIRRIATIELLSSHRIDMLKHIRASEVKTAVRELYKSWLSKGGGETGVLVDMKQWFGDLTHNIALRMVGGKRFFGPNADCEEAEARRCQKVMRDSAYLFGVFVVSDALPFIGWLDFQGYEKAMKRTAKELDILLGGWLEEHKQKKHLGGGLKKEQDFMDVMLNILEDAKITSFDADTINKATCLNLVLAGSDTTMITLTWALSLLLNNPRVLKRAQDELDMHVGKDRLLEESDIRNLVYLHAIVKETLRLYPPSPIIFRASMEDCTLSTGYHIPAGTRLMVNAWKIQRDERVWPDPHVFKPERFLTSHKDMEFRGQTFELIPFGSGRRSCPGVSLALQVVHSALASFLQSFEVSKPSKLEDIDMTESTGLTNLKATPLEVLFTPRLDSKLYGLGTELI from the exons ATGGATCCTCTCCTGCACTACCTGTTTACTTTAGTCTGCAGCCTTGTTGCCCTTTTGAGTTGCATTTACTTTTATCAGTCGAAGAAACCAAGCACTCACAGGAAAAGAGTCTGCACTGCGCCACAAGCTGGCGGTGCGTTACCTGTCATCGGCCACATGCACCTCTTGGGTGGCCAGCAACTCACCCACAAAACATTAGGTGCCATGGCTGACAAATATGGACCTGTTTTTTCCATAAGGCTAGGATCACACAGCGCCCTGGTTTTAAATAGCTGGGAAATGGCCAGAGAGTGTTTCACCGTCCATGATAAAGTCTTCTCCACTAGACCAGTCCTTACTGCCTCAAAGGTTCTAGGCTATAATTATGCGATGTTCGGGTTCGCTCCTTATGGATCCTACTGGCGCGAGATTCGTAGAATTGCTACAATTGAACTTCTGTCAAGCCACCGGATTGATATGCTCAAACATATACGTGCTTCAGAGGTAAAGACTGCAGTAAGAGAATTGTACAAGTCATGGCTTAGCAAAGGTGGTGGAGAAACTGGAGTATTGGTAGATATGAAACAGTGGTTCGGCGATCTAACTCATAATATTGCTCTGAGAATGGTGGGAGGGAAAAGGTTCTTCGGACCGAATGCTGATTGTGAGGAAGCAGAAGCACGAAGGTGTCAAAAAGTGATGAGGGATTCCGCTTACCTGTTTGGAGTGTTTGTCGTGTCCGATGCATTACCATTTATTGGGTGGTTGGATTTTCAAGGATATGAAAAAGCCATGAAAAGAACTGCAAAAGAATTGGACATTCTACTAGGAGGGTGGCTCGAGGAGCATAAGCAGAAGAAACATTTAGGTGGAGGGTTGAAAAAAGAGCAGGATTTCATGGATGTGATGCTGAACATCCTGGAAGACGCCAAGATTACTAGTTTCGATGCCGACACCATCAACAAGGCTACTTGCTTG AATTTAGTTTTGGCAGGGAGTGACACAACCATGATCACTCTCACCTGGGCCCTATCTTTGCTACTGAACAATCCTCGCGTGCTAAAGAGGGCCCAAGATGAGCTTGACATGCACGTTGGAAAGGATAGACTATTGGAAGAATCTGACATCAGAAACCTGGTCTACCTTCATGCCATTGTCAAGGAAACACTGCGCTTATACCCGCCTAGTCCAATCATTTTCCGGGCATCAATGGAAGATTGCACTCTCTCGACTGGCTACCACATTCCGGCAGGTACACGATTAATGGTAAATGCCTGGAAGATTCAACGTGACGAGCGTGTGTGGCCAGACCCACATGTTTTTAAACCTGAGAGATTTTTAACTAGCCACAAGGATATGGAGTTTCGAGGCCAGACTTTTGAACTCATCCCTTTTGGCTCGGGAAGAAGGTCCTGCCCTGGGGTCTCACTAGCCCTCCAGGTGGTGCATTCGGCACTGGCTAGTTTCTTACAAAGTTTTGAAGTTTCTAAGCCATCGAAACTCGAAGATATAGATATGACAGAAAGTACAGGATTAACAAATCTGAAAGCAACCCCGCTTGAAGTTCTCTTTACTCCACGTCTTGATTCCAAGCTCTATGGTTTGGGCACAGAATTAATATAG
- the LOC18611043 gene encoding B3 domain-containing protein Os01g0723500, translated as MARKPKQNPSFFKVLIGDFVNKLRIPPAFVKNFQGNVPTNFTLKSNSGRSWRVTVQNTEGSYFFCGGWSNFVEDQGLDSGDFVVFYLVGKSSFDCVIYGPTGCGKKIVLKTKRKRGRPKKSNEVTPSEAGASSFQKATRVSPGCRITRAPARRVINVGQQIVVVSEAISKHPSFTVVLKKYQKFSVVVPSSFAREAGLAEKRSTVIKDPKGRMWPLGISVGSRQVRLSAGWTKFRLENRLVAGDTLLFQYIRGTGNAIHVQIVGKAGYGNSGR; from the exons ATGGCTCGGAAGCCTAAACAGAACCCTTCCTTCTTCAAGGTCTTGATTGGAGACTTTGTTAACAAGCTT AGAATACCGCCAGCGTTTGTGAAGAATTTCCAAGGAAATGTACCCACGAATTTCACCTTGAAATCTAACTCCGGGCGTTCATGGCGGGTAACAGTTCAAAATACAGAAGGAAGCTATTTCTTCTGTGGGGGATGGTCAAATTTTGTGGAAGATCAGGGCCTGGATTCAGGAGATTTTgtagttttttatttggtcGGTAAATCGAGTTTTGATTGCGTCATTTACGGTCCAACTGGATGTGGAAAGAAGATTGTTCTTAAgactaagagaaaaagaggtaGACCTAAGAAATCAAATGAAGTAACACCAAGCGAAGCTGGGGCTTCAAGTTTCCAGAAAGCAACAAGAGTCTCTCCTGGCTGTAGAATCACTC GGGCACCTGCTAGAAGGGTAATAAATGTTGGTCAGCAGATTGTGGTTGTATCAGAAGCAATCTCCAAACATCCTTCATTTACAGTGGTTTTGAAAAAATACCAGAAATTCTCTGTT GTTGTTCCGAGTAGTTTTGCCAGAGAAGCAGGGTTGGCAGAGAAGCGGAGCACGGTGATCAAGGACCCGAAAGGCAGGATGTGGCCACTGGGCATCTCGGTGGGTTCAAGACAGGTTCGGCTGAGTGCTGGATGGACCAAATTTCGACTGGAAAACAGATTAGTAGCTGGAGACACCCTTTTGTTTCAGTACATTCGCGGCACAGGTAATGCAATACACGTCCAGATTGTTGGCAAGGCTGGATATGGAAATAGTGGGAGATGA
- the LOC18611039 gene encoding B3 domain-containing transcription factor VRN1 translates to MASSHRKGNDHSTFTTESPHFFKIILPETLRDGKLGIPTKFVKKYGNGMSSPALLKVPNGEVWKVELTKSDGKVWLKNGWQEFLNHYSLEYGHFLVFRYEGNCNFHVIIFDRSASEIEYPYTSNNHGQHKELPEEKIEESEGDNSIQILEDIAPSRKTREKSHLSCLRPHKMMRSTNSANKTESNLKSESLFPQFRHDGSPARKGDKSTTSRHRIQKLKADNKAKALQRARAFKSENPFFLLVMQPSYVGFKSTCRLAIPNNFVRKHLMKEDCVVNLCNSNGKTWTVSFHCREKERKLNASLQSGWKTFANDNNIQVGDVCVFELTNCIEISFKVCIYQGKTDVFHPVKRNAGKSSTGQDYQKPLNAFEKAKAIQIASAFRSENPSFAVVLQPSYVHLNKLSVPEKFARKFFKKKHNEVILRLSNGKSWPVKYYQHSIRTPSAKLCNGWRKFVLDNKLEVGNVCVFELTEGIETSFKVTIYRKQAIEDANLGSSLADKSTENQVESKVSLVINVDSDSVHDNGNMSSLHNQHPL, encoded by the exons ATGGCTTCTTCTCACCGGAAAGGCAATGACCATTCAACATTTACAACCGAATCGCCTCATTTCTTCAAGATAATTCTCCCAGAGACCCTTCGGGATGGCAAACTT GGGATTCCCACGAAGTTTGTGAAAAAATATGGAAATGGCATGTCAAGCCCAGCACTGCTCAAGGTCCCAAATGGTGAAGTATGGAAGGTAGAGCTAACAAAATCTGATGGCAAAGTTTGGCTGAAAAATGGCTGGcaagaatttttaaatcattactCTCTGGAGTACGGGCATTTTTTGGTTTTCAGATATGAAGGGAATTGCAATTTCCATGTCATCATATTTGATAGGAGTGCTTCAGAGATAGAATATCCATACACCAGCAACAATCATGGGCAACACAAAGAACTTCCGGAAGAAAAGATTGAGGAATCTGAAGGTGATAACTCTATACAGATCCTAGAGGACATCGCTCCAAGCAGGAAAACGAGAGAGAAATCGCATTTGTCATGTCTTCGGCCTCATAAAATGATGAGAAGTACTAATTCAGCTAACAAAACTGAGAGCAATTTGAAGTCTGAATCCCTGTTTCCACAATTTAGGCATGATGGATCTCCAGCCAGAAAAGGTGATAAAAGCACAACAAGTCGTCATAGGATTCAAAAATTGAAGGCTGATAACAAGGCTAAGGCTCTTCAGAGAGCTAGAGCTTTTAAATCTGAAAAcccattttttcttcttgtcatGCAACCATCATATGTTGGTTTCAAGTCAACATGTAGACTG GCCATACCGAACAACTTTGTCAGGAAACACTTGATGAAAGAGGATTGTGTGGTAAATCTTTGCAATTCAAATGGGAAAACATGGACTGTCAGCTTCCATTGCagagaaaaggagagaaagcTCAATGCAAGTTTACAATCAGGGTGGAAGACTTTTGCAAACGATAACAATATACAAGTCGGTGATGTTTGCGTCTTTGAGCTaacaaattgcattgaaaTATCATTCAAAGTATGCATTTACCAAGGTAAGACTGATGTCTTTCATCCAGTGAAAAGGAATGCTGGAAAATCATCTACAGGTCAGGACTACCAGAAACCATTGAATGCATTTGAAAAAGCTAAAGCTATTCAAATTGCTAGTGCTTTCAGATCTGAAAATCCATCTTTTGCTGTTGTCTTACAGCCATCATAtgttcatttaaataaattg AGTGTACCAGAGAAATTTGctagaaaatttttcaaaaagaagCACAATGAGGTCATACTTCGTCTTTCAAATGGAAAATCATGGCCGGTAAAGTACTACCAACACAGTATCAGAACGCCAAGTGCAAAACTTTGTAATGGTTGGAGGAAATTTGTTCTGGATAATAAGTTAGAAGTTGGTAATGTTTGTGTCTTCGAGCTGACCGAGGGCATTGAGACCTCATTTAAAGTAACCATTTATAGGAAACAGGCTATTGAAGATGCAAATTTGGGCTCATCATTGG CTGATAAAAGTACAGAGAATCAAGTTGAATCCAAGGTAAGCTTGGTGATTAATGTTGATTCTGATTCGGTGCATGATAATGGAAACATGTCTAGCCTGCACAACCAACATCCACTGTAG